In one window of Thiobacillus sp. DNA:
- a CDS encoding TonB-dependent receptor, with translation MKRSPVLLPLLASFLPVCVQADVGTEVDRLLTMSMDDVMALKVRISTNTDQTLSKAPSVVSVITAEDMAATGATNLTEVLQSVPGIYVRPNLFGFRPLITFRGAASTHTLLMVNGVPMRDLVWSSGIFWKGLPTHMIERVEIIRGPGSALFGSDASAGVINVITRTAGRIEQDQAGLGAGSFDSQAGWMQYGGQWNGMEIGLTAQLSRTDGHDPWIAADGQTALGGSYAPTHAHYGWNGQDLRFSAASGNWRLLADYTGHSDLQTAMTGAAVVDPVTAGNDYRFDLGLLYANETFAPDWGIDAELRYRQLGYASGDGFQERPPGFTCLAAAGVCTNLGLGVYPAGLINRQRSAERGATFEISGLYTGLKKHAIRLGGGYNWEDLFMVEHHVNYGRDASGAILPAGGPLVDISDSDYAFAPELHRRITYVYAQDIWTIADGLELTAGLRLDHYSDFGNALNPRLALVWQATDRLTAKLLYGEAFRAPSILELFSKTSSVMSNPNLEPEESSTWDLSFAYAATRDLGLGLGLYKFAQTNLISNVAGQYQNSGDSSTYGVELEARWQATDNWRVSASVAHMNTALPTAVSLTAPEDKAYLRSDWSFLPRWNWNVQATWIGERTLAGRAPLDAYALVDTTLRYAPRKRWQWAASIRNLFDVDAYDYTSSAVTNNLPLPGRSLHAEVAYRF, from the coding sequence ATGAAGCGATCCCCTGTGCTGCTGCCCCTGCTGGCATCGTTCCTGCCCGTATGTGTCCAGGCGGATGTCGGGACCGAGGTTGACCGTCTCCTGACCATGAGCATGGACGACGTGATGGCACTCAAGGTCAGGATCTCCACCAACACGGACCAGACCCTGTCCAAGGCTCCTTCCGTGGTCTCGGTGATCACCGCCGAGGACATGGCGGCCACGGGCGCCACCAACCTCACCGAGGTGCTGCAGAGCGTGCCGGGCATCTACGTGAGGCCCAACCTGTTCGGATTCCGGCCCCTGATCACCTTCCGGGGCGCCGCCAGCACCCATACGCTGCTGATGGTAAACGGCGTCCCCATGCGTGACCTGGTGTGGTCCTCCGGCATCTTCTGGAAAGGCCTGCCCACCCACATGATCGAGCGGGTGGAGATCATCCGCGGTCCGGGCTCCGCCCTGTTCGGTTCCGACGCATCCGCCGGCGTCATCAACGTCATCACCAGGACCGCCGGCAGGATCGAGCAGGACCAGGCCGGCCTGGGGGCCGGCAGCTTCGATTCCCAGGCGGGCTGGATGCAATACGGCGGCCAATGGAACGGCATGGAGATCGGCCTCACCGCCCAGTTGTCCCGTACCGATGGCCATGATCCCTGGATCGCCGCCGATGGGCAGACCGCCCTGGGCGGCTCCTACGCCCCGACCCATGCCCACTATGGCTGGAACGGCCAGGACCTGCGCTTCTCCGCTGCCAGCGGCAACTGGCGCCTGCTGGCCGACTACACCGGCCATTCCGACCTGCAGACGGCCATGACGGGGGCGGCCGTGGTGGACCCTGTCACGGCGGGCAATGACTACCGCTTCGACCTGGGCCTGCTCTACGCCAATGAGACCTTCGCGCCGGACTGGGGCATCGACGCCGAACTCCGCTATCGCCAACTGGGCTACGCCTCAGGCGACGGGTTCCAGGAGCGCCCGCCGGGCTTCACCTGCCTGGCGGCTGCAGGGGTGTGCACGAACCTGGGGCTGGGGGTCTACCCGGCCGGGCTGATCAACCGTCAACGCTCGGCAGAGCGGGGTGCCACCTTCGAGATCAGCGGCCTGTATACCGGCCTGAAGAAACACGCCATCCGCCTGGGGGGCGGCTACAACTGGGAGGATTTGTTCATGGTCGAGCACCACGTCAATTACGGCAGGGACGCCAGCGGGGCCATCCTGCCGGCGGGCGGGCCCCTGGTGGACATTTCTGACAGCGACTATGCCTTCGCCCCGGAACTGCACCGCCGCATCACCTATGTATATGCCCAGGACATCTGGACCATCGCCGACGGACTGGAACTCACGGCCGGCCTGCGCCTGGACCACTACTCGGATTTCGGCAATGCCCTGAACCCCCGCCTGGCCCTGGTCTGGCAGGCCACCGACAGGCTCACAGCCAAGCTGCTCTACGGCGAAGCCTTCCGGGCGCCGTCGATCCTGGAGTTGTTCAGCAAGACCTCCTCCGTCATGTCCAATCCCAACCTGGAGCCGGAGGAATCCAGCACCTGGGACCTGTCCTTCGCCTATGCCGCCACCCGGGATCTGGGCCTGGGGCTGGGCCTGTACAAGTTCGCCCAGACCAACCTCATCTCCAACGTGGCCGGCCAGTATCAGAACAGTGGCGACAGCAGCACCTACGGCGTGGAACTGGAGGCCCGATGGCAGGCCACGGATAACTGGCGGGTCAGCGCCAGCGTGGCCCACATGAACACGGCCCTGCCCACGGCCGTGAGCCTCACCGCTCCGGAGGACAAGGCCTACCTGCGTTCCGACTGGAGCTTCCTGCCCCGCTGGAACTGGAACGTGCAGGCCACCTGGATCGGCGAACGAACCCTGGCAGGCCGGGCGCCCCTGGATGCCTATGCCCTGGTGGACACCACCCTGCGTTATGCCCCCAGGAAACGCTGGCAGTGGGCCGCATCCATCCGCAACCTGTTCGACGTGGACGCCTACGACTACACCAGCAGCGCCGTCACCAACAACCTGCCCCTTCCCGGTCGCAGTCTCCACGCGGAGGTGGCTTACAGGTTCTAG
- the hslU gene encoding ATP-dependent protease ATPase subunit HslU produces MTQMTPQEIVHELDKHIVGQQAAKRACAIALRNRWRRMRVADGLRQEITPKNILMIGPTGVGKTEIARRLARLSGAPFIKVEATKFTEVGYVGKDVDSIIRDLMEIAVKQEREEATRKVRLRAEEAAEDRILDALLPGARESWELDARTTAAEKEESATRQKFRKMLREGSLDDKEIELDVAAPGMQAEIFAPPGMEELTSQLQGMFKNLGGARTQKRKLKIGEAQKLIADEEAGRLVNEEEIKLAALKNVEQNGIVFLDEIDKIAGREGQGPDVSRQGVQRDLLPLVEGATVSTKFGMVKTDHILFIASGAFHLSKPSDLIPEMQGRFPIRVELTSLGVADFERILTSTDACLTRQYQALMDTEGVKLEFADDAIHRLAEIAWSVNERTENIGARRLYTVMERLLDELSFDADKRDGATVRIDAAYVDARLKDLAASEDLARYVL; encoded by the coding sequence ATGACCCAGATGACCCCCCAGGAAATCGTCCACGAACTGGACAAGCACATCGTCGGCCAGCAGGCGGCCAAGCGGGCCTGCGCCATCGCCCTGCGCAACCGCTGGCGCCGCATGCGCGTGGCGGACGGCCTGCGCCAGGAGATCACGCCCAAGAACATCCTCATGATCGGCCCCACGGGCGTGGGCAAGACCGAGATCGCCCGCCGCCTGGCGCGGCTCTCCGGGGCGCCTTTCATCAAGGTGGAGGCCACCAAGTTCACCGAGGTGGGCTACGTGGGCAAGGACGTGGACAGCATCATCCGCGACCTCATGGAGATCGCCGTGAAGCAGGAGCGGGAAGAGGCCACCCGCAAGGTGCGCCTGCGGGCCGAGGAGGCCGCCGAGGACCGCATCCTGGACGCCCTGCTGCCCGGCGCCCGGGAGTCCTGGGAACTGGACGCCAGGACCACGGCGGCGGAGAAGGAGGAATCCGCCACGCGGCAGAAATTCCGCAAGATGCTGCGGGAGGGCAGCCTCGACGACAAGGAGATCGAACTGGACGTGGCCGCCCCCGGCATGCAGGCGGAGATATTCGCCCCGCCGGGCATGGAGGAACTCACCAGCCAGCTCCAGGGCATGTTCAAGAACCTGGGCGGCGCCCGCACCCAGAAGCGCAAGCTGAAGATCGGCGAGGCCCAGAAGCTCATCGCCGACGAGGAGGCCGGCCGCCTGGTGAACGAGGAGGAGATCAAGCTGGCGGCCCTGAAGAACGTGGAACAGAACGGCATCGTCTTCCTCGACGAGATCGACAAGATCGCCGGCCGGGAGGGCCAGGGGCCGGACGTCTCCCGCCAGGGCGTGCAGCGGGACCTGTTGCCCCTGGTGGAGGGCGCCACCGTGTCCACCAAGTTCGGCATGGTGAAGACGGACCACATCCTGTTCATCGCCAGCGGCGCCTTCCATCTGTCCAAGCCCTCGGACCTGATCCCGGAGATGCAGGGCCGCTTCCCCATCCGCGTGGAACTCACCAGCCTGGGGGTGGCGGACTTCGAGCGTATCCTCACGTCCACCGACGCCTGCCTGACGCGCCAGTACCAGGCCCTCATGGACACGGAAGGCGTGAAGCTGGAATTCGCCGACGACGCCATCCACCGCCTGGCGGAGATCGCCTGGAGCGTGAACGAGCGCACCGAGAACATCGGCGCCCGCCGCCTGTACACCGTCATGGAGCGCCTGCTGGACGAGCTTTCCTTCGACGCCGACAAGCGCGATGGGGCGACGGTGCGCATCGACGCCGCCTATGTGGATGCGCGACTTAAGGATTTGGCGGCCAGCGAGGATTTGGCAAGATACGTGCTGTAA
- a CDS encoding DUF4426 domain-containing protein, with translation MANPTVFPCGALCLAALVAGVSAQAGEPGITRSGDLEMRCLALPTSELTPEAAREYNVARDPRRGLLTVTIQRHQGPGKAKPLQAQVFAGAINQANIVSTIPVREVQQGDTVYYLGEFHVTPPDTLRFLVNANTLHGRPLKAEFTRAFGAP, from the coding sequence ATGGCCAATCCCACGGTTTTCCCGTGCGGCGCCCTCTGCCTGGCGGCCCTGGTCGCGGGCGTATCCGCCCAGGCCGGCGAGCCGGGCATCACCCGCTCCGGCGACCTGGAAATGCGCTGCCTGGCCCTGCCCACCAGCGAACTGACCCCTGAAGCGGCGCGGGAATACAACGTGGCCCGGGACCCCCGGCGGGGCCTGCTCACGGTCACCATCCAGCGCCATCAGGGCCCGGGCAAGGCCAAGCCCCTCCAGGCCCAGGTCTTCGCCGGCGCCATCAACCAGGCCAACATCGTCTCCACCATCCCGGTGCGTGAGGTGCAGCAGGGCGACACGGTGTACTACCTGGGGGAGTTCCACGTGACGCCGCCGGACACCCTGCGCTTCCTGGTAAACGCCAACACCCTTCACGGCAGGCCCCTGAAGGCGGAATTCACCCGGGCCTTCGGCGCGCCTTGA
- a CDS encoding integron integrase, protein MSEASREARERRFWDNYLKLPHKQGVKPPADRWHVLRAEGFIRAFAGQRLADLSADDVSGYLQRVGREGGLADWQFRQVVVAIRILFSTVKPEWLDAFDWAYWLGSATELEPGHPTIARQPEVSMAPEVVEASLLDRMGEGGCAEVVHLHREDFVLLSRVIRTRGMSIRTEKTYLHWLCRLVAFHGKRSPRSLGAAEVVGFLQHLAVVRNVAASTQNQALNALVFFYDKALEQPLGDLGPMVRAKRPKRLPVVLSTTEVRRLLGVMQGVHGLIAALLYGTGMRLLECLRLRVQDVEFDRNLIVVRRGKGDKDRVVPLPLALVPGLKAHLEGVRRLHEADLAEGRGEVVLPDALARKYPAAGREWGWQFVFPSGRLSVDPRSGVSRRHHLHEDSVQKAIRAGVLRAGIERKASCHSLRHSFATHLLERGHDIRTVQELLGHADVSTTMIYTHVLNRGGVGAMSPLDALGA, encoded by the coding sequence ATGAGTGAAGCATCGCGTGAGGCGCGGGAGCGCAGGTTTTGGGACAACTACCTGAAACTTCCTCATAAACAAGGTGTTAAGCCCCCCGCGGACCGTTGGCATGTGCTCCGCGCGGAGGGGTTCATCCGGGCTTTCGCGGGACAAAGGCTGGCTGATCTGTCCGCGGATGACGTGTCCGGCTACCTGCAAAGGGTGGGGCGGGAGGGGGGACTGGCGGATTGGCAGTTCCGGCAGGTGGTTGTTGCTATACGGATTCTGTTTAGCACCGTTAAACCAGAATGGCTGGATGCCTTCGACTGGGCCTATTGGCTGGGCTCGGCCACGGAGCTGGAGCCTGGGCACCCCACCATCGCCCGGCAGCCGGAGGTGTCCATGGCGCCCGAGGTGGTTGAGGCGTCCTTGCTGGACCGCATGGGGGAGGGCGGATGCGCGGAGGTGGTGCACCTGCATCGGGAGGACTTTGTGTTGTTATCCCGGGTCATCCGTACCCGGGGCATGTCCATCCGCACCGAAAAAACCTATCTGCATTGGCTGTGCCGCTTGGTGGCCTTTCATGGCAAGCGTTCGCCCAGGAGCCTGGGCGCCGCCGAGGTGGTGGGGTTTTTGCAGCACCTGGCGGTGGTGCGTAACGTGGCGGCCAGCACCCAGAACCAGGCGCTGAACGCTTTGGTGTTCTTTTATGACAAGGCCCTGGAGCAGCCCCTGGGGGACTTGGGCCCCATGGTGCGGGCCAAGCGGCCCAAGCGCTTGCCGGTGGTGCTTTCCACAACCGAGGTGCGGCGCTTGTTGGGGGTGATGCAGGGCGTGCATGGGCTGATTGCCGCGTTGTTGTATGGCACGGGCATGCGCCTGCTGGAGTGTCTGCGCCTGCGGGTGCAGGACGTGGAATTTGACCGCAACCTCATCGTGGTGCGCCGGGGCAAGGGGGACAAGGACCGGGTGGTGCCCTTGCCTTTGGCGCTTGTGCCGGGGTTGAAAGCGCATCTGGAGGGTGTGCGCCGGCTGCATGAAGCGGATCTGGCCGAGGGCCGGGGCGAGGTGGTGTTGCCGGATGCCCTGGCACGCAAGTATCCGGCGGCGGGGCGCGAGTGGGGGTGGCAGTTCGTGTTTCCCAGCGGCCGCTTGTCGGTGGACCCGCGTTCAGGCGTGTCGCGCCGCCATCATCTGCATGAGGACAGCGTGCAGAAGGCGATTCGCGCCGGGGTGCTGCGGGCGGGCATCGAGCGCAAGGCCAGCTGCCACAGCCTGCGCCACAGCTTTGCCACCCATTTGCTGGAGCGGGGGCATGACATCCGCACCGTGCAGGAGCTGTTGGGGCACGCGGACGTGTCCACCACCATGATCTACACCCATGTGCTCAACCGGGGCGGGGTGGGGGCGATGAGTCCCCTGGATGCCTTGGGGGCATGA
- a CDS encoding DUF1413 domain-containing protein encodes MNLLEQRELLVREKIAAMAQGQEAGLAAIFGKDWEQIGSPGQRKEFGRLFKAAVSSGSYPEIAWVRIENSGRYDVYKKL; translated from the coding sequence ATGAATTTACTTGAACAGCGTGAGCTGCTCGTGCGAGAGAAAATTGCAGCAATGGCGCAAGGTCAGGAGGCTGGTCTTGCGGCTATTTTTGGCAAAGATTGGGAGCAGATTGGTAGTCCAGGTCAACGAAAAGAATTTGGTCGATTGTTCAAGGCAGCAGTATCAAGTGGATCATATCCAGAAATCGCATGGGTCAGAATTGAAAACTCTGGTCGATACGATGTTTATAAAAAACTGTAA
- a CDS encoding DUF4365 domain-containing protein → MTQVIYNYFTEREGVMAVERVVNQMRCIWRETPNADVGIDGQIEYVDLNGNCTGHVVAVQVKSGASYIKKVAGGISFTPTDRHASYWERFPLPVLVVIHDPTTGNSYWADVRRYLRSDQSKTRTIVIPEEQVLNIDNRYALFESCGAFGMPPMAELDIVKALLQQKSRNAAFDLSFFDIFSNGLTDIGRKLFFSLEFCIDIAEAKLAKANSLFGVGMGYQERLFIDNYIDFITAQSLVVIDYCDYLIDRDERQMSPTMLMPLTARGRAVRDLLRNLGQGAPSRSLTENPVEMQKMPPYYLRLEANLALAEILEGRLANA, encoded by the coding sequence GTGACCCAAGTAATATACAACTATTTTACTGAGCGCGAAGGGGTGATGGCGGTCGAACGCGTCGTCAACCAAATGCGCTGCATTTGGCGTGAAACCCCCAACGCCGATGTCGGAATAGATGGTCAAATTGAGTATGTTGATCTCAATGGCAACTGCACCGGCCATGTTGTGGCGGTCCAAGTTAAATCCGGAGCCTCCTACATAAAGAAGGTTGCAGGTGGAATCTCTTTTACACCAACTGATCGACACGCCTCGTACTGGGAGCGATTCCCTCTCCCAGTTCTAGTAGTCATACATGATCCAACTACTGGCAATAGTTATTGGGCTGACGTAAGGAGATACCTTCGATCCGATCAAAGTAAGACTAGAACTATCGTTATACCAGAAGAGCAAGTACTCAATATTGATAACAGGTACGCATTGTTCGAGTCTTGCGGCGCATTTGGCATGCCACCCATGGCAGAGCTCGATATAGTTAAGGCTCTACTCCAGCAAAAAAGTAGAAACGCCGCTTTTGATCTTTCCTTCTTTGATATCTTTAGCAACGGATTGACTGATATCGGAAGGAAATTGTTTTTCTCCCTGGAGTTTTGCATAGATATTGCGGAGGCAAAGCTGGCAAAAGCAAATAGCCTATTCGGGGTAGGAATGGGCTATCAAGAGCGTCTTTTCATTGATAACTACATTGATTTCATAACCGCTCAATCTCTTGTCGTAATTGACTATTGCGATTACCTCATTGACCGAGATGAGCGACAGATGTCTCCCACTATGCTAATGCCCCTGACTGCTAGAGGGCGAGCTGTTCGTGACTTGCTGCGTAACTTGGGACAAGGCGCCCCGTCACGCTCACTTACTGAGAATCCCGTAGAGATGCAAAAAATGCCGCCGTACTATCTTCGGCTCGAAGCCAATCTTGCGCTGGCGGAGATTCTGGAAGGGAGGCTCGCAAATGCCTAA
- a CDS encoding IS110 family transposase produces MKASTTVAVDLAKSIFQLAVADAQWKVVESHRLTRAQFERWFDNRDIDTVIMEACGSAHYWGRRLAGLGIRVLLLPAAYVRAYVKRNKTDAADARALLEAARASDIVPVRIKSEEQQALQGLHRIRSLWMSTRTARINALRGFCREFGLVIPQGARTGVEAISRALADPEVRIPGLIRGAMNRLIEEIRLLEQRIAQMERELTDAARHSPACAHLLTVPGIGLLTATAMVAATGGSVAHFKDARHFASWFGLTPREFSSGNSRTLGRISKKGDRYLRMLLTHGARAVLRAAYVARQANRSLDGLRTWALEVQARANHNKAACALANKLARICFAVLRDAAPYGQPVSRPNKKIERTAFAIAQ; encoded by the coding sequence ATGAAAGCTAGTACAACCGTAGCCGTTGATCTGGCCAAATCCATTTTCCAACTCGCCGTCGCCGATGCGCAGTGGAAGGTTGTCGAATCCCACCGCCTCACCCGCGCCCAGTTTGAGCGCTGGTTCGACAACCGCGATATCGACACCGTGATCATGGAAGCCTGCGGTTCCGCCCACTACTGGGGCCGGCGCCTGGCCGGCCTGGGCATCCGGGTCCTGCTTTTGCCCGCCGCCTATGTCCGCGCCTACGTGAAGCGCAACAAGACTGACGCCGCCGATGCCCGCGCCCTGCTTGAAGCGGCTCGCGCGTCCGACATCGTGCCCGTGCGGATCAAGTCGGAAGAGCAGCAGGCCTTGCAAGGCCTGCACCGCATCCGTTCCCTCTGGATGAGCACGCGAACCGCCCGCATCAACGCCTTGCGCGGTTTCTGCCGGGAATTCGGCTTGGTCATTCCACAGGGGGCGCGCACCGGCGTCGAGGCAATCAGCCGGGCATTGGCCGATCCCGAGGTGCGTATCCCCGGGCTGATCCGGGGCGCCATGAACCGGCTCATCGAGGAAATACGCCTTTTGGAACAACGCATCGCCCAAATGGAACGGGAACTGACCGATGCCGCCCGTCACAGTCCGGCCTGTGCCCACCTGCTCACCGTGCCGGGTATTGGCCTGCTCACCGCCACGGCGATGGTCGCCGCCACCGGCGGCTCGGTGGCCCACTTCAAGGATGCCCGCCACTTCGCGTCCTGGTTCGGTCTCACGCCGAGGGAATTCTCGTCCGGCAACAGCCGGACCCTGGGGCGCATCTCGAAGAAGGGCGACCGTTACCTGAGGATGCTGTTGACCCACGGGGCGAGAGCCGTGCTGCGCGCGGCCTACGTGGCCCGACAGGCGAACCGGAGCCTGGATGGCCTGCGCACCTGGGCGCTTGAGGTGCAGGCACGGGCCAACCACAACAAGGCGGCCTGCGCCCTGGCCAACAAGCTGGCGCGCATCTGCTTTGCCGTGCTCCGGGATGCCGCGCCCTACGGCCAGCCGGTCAGCCGGCCGAACAAGAAGATCGAACGCACCGCGTTCGCCATCGCCCAATAG
- a CDS encoding BrnT family toxin produces MKLVNWSTEKNIRLKAERGVSFEEVVSAMSNGGLLVVLDHPNTAQYPNQRMFVVRIRGYAYLVPFVETKQEVFLKTIIPSRKATRMYLDEVR; encoded by the coding sequence ATGAAGCTCGTGAACTGGAGTACCGAGAAGAATATCCGTCTCAAAGCTGAGCGCGGCGTATCTTTTGAAGAGGTCGTATCGGCTATGTCGAATGGTGGCCTTCTTGTTGTACTGGACCACCCGAACACGGCTCAATATCCGAACCAACGCATGTTTGTGGTTCGCATTCGTGGCTATGCCTACCTGGTGCCGTTTGTGGAGACAAAGCAAGAGGTCTTCCTAAAAACGATCATCCCGAGTCGGAAGGCCACTCGCATGTATCTTGATGAGGTGCGTTGA
- a CDS encoding sulfite exporter TauE/SafE family protein, whose amino-acid sequence MPELSLLAAFLTGLLGGAHCVGMCGGIVAAISFQPHSFQAVRKQPFSFHLAYSAGRIASYTAAGALAGLVGAAAFLSDTLHPLQTGLYVLAQVVLILLGLYLAGLNQAVLWLERAGGGLWRRMQPLLGRVMPIRHHGQALAAGMLWGWLPCGLVYSVLVSALASGSPGRGALFLLVFGLGTLPNLLLMGWAAESLRDLTRQPWLRRLAGAIVAGLGVWGLLQLLG is encoded by the coding sequence ATGCCCGAACTCTCCCTCCTGGCCGCCTTCCTTACCGGATTGCTGGGTGGCGCCCACTGCGTGGGCATGTGTGGCGGCATCGTCGCCGCCATCTCGTTTCAGCCACACTCATTCCAGGCCGTCCGGAAGCAGCCCTTCAGCTTCCACCTGGCCTACAGCGCAGGCCGCATCGCCAGCTACACGGCGGCGGGGGCCCTGGCGGGCCTGGTGGGCGCCGCCGCCTTCCTCTCAGATACCCTCCACCCACTGCAGACCGGTCTTTACGTGCTGGCCCAGGTGGTGCTCATTCTCCTGGGGCTTTATCTGGCGGGCCTGAACCAGGCAGTGCTGTGGCTGGAGCGGGCCGGCGGCGGCCTGTGGCGGCGGATGCAGCCCTTGTTGGGCCGGGTCATGCCCATCCGCCATCATGGACAGGCACTGGCAGCGGGCATGCTGTGGGGCTGGCTGCCCTGCGGCCTGGTCTACAGCGTGCTGGTGTCGGCCCTGGCCTCCGGCTCCCCGGGCCGGGGAGCCCTGTTCCTGCTGGTCTTCGGCCTGGGCACCCTGCCCAACCTGCTGCTCATGGGCTGGGCGGCGGAAAGCCTGCGGGACCTCACCCGCCAGCCCTGGCTGCGCCGGCTGGCGGGAGCCATCGTCGCGGGCCTGGGGGTGTGGGGGTTGCTGCAACTGCTGGGGTGA
- a CDS encoding DUF2782 domain-containing protein, which produces MRFPIHLLIASLAASPVWAEEKPKLEPLPYIPPPPGMVDRELEPQVTITQKGEDKVEEFRIKGRLYMIKVTPPHGKSYYLIDTRGDGLMRRYDDLSPNFMVPMWVIHQF; this is translated from the coding sequence ATGCGTTTTCCCATCCATCTTCTCATCGCCAGCCTTGCCGCCAGCCCCGTCTGGGCGGAAGAAAAACCCAAGCTGGAACCCCTGCCCTACATCCCCCCGCCCCCGGGCATGGTGGACAGGGAACTGGAACCCCAGGTGACCATTACCCAGAAGGGCGAGGACAAGGTCGAGGAATTCCGTATCAAGGGACGGCTGTACATGATCAAGGTGACACCGCCCCACGGTAAGTCCTATTACCTCATCGACACCCGGGGTGATGGCCTGATGCGTCGCTACGACGACCTTTCGCCCAACTTCATGGTCCCCATGTGGGTGATCCATCAGTTCTGA